The following coding sequences are from one Pseudonocardia sp. EC080619-01 window:
- a CDS encoding response regulator transcription factor, whose protein sequence is MRVALAEDGALFREGLLMLLRAAGHEVVGCAAGGDELVAILTRERADVALLDIRMPPEPDGGLVTAERLRALYPDMGLLFLSHYAESHYLMRILDIGTDAIGYRLKEKVGSVEVLTDTLDRIRDGEIVIEPVLAKRLVERPRGDRRDALSGLTERELDVLRLMAEGRSNAGIAGQLYVTPKAVEKHIANIFGKLGLTAETAEQHRRVLAVLTYLRSQDGG, encoded by the coding sequence GTGCGGGTAGCGCTGGCCGAGGACGGGGCGTTGTTCCGGGAGGGCCTGCTGATGCTGCTGCGGGCGGCCGGGCACGAGGTCGTCGGGTGTGCCGCGGGCGGCGACGAGCTGGTCGCGATCCTCACCCGGGAACGGGCCGACGTCGCGCTGCTCGACATCCGCATGCCCCCGGAGCCCGACGGCGGGCTGGTCACCGCCGAGCGGCTCCGTGCCCTCTACCCGGACATGGGCCTGCTGTTCCTGTCGCACTACGCCGAGTCGCACTACCTGATGCGGATCCTCGACATCGGCACCGACGCGATCGGCTACCGGCTCAAGGAGAAGGTGGGCAGCGTCGAGGTCCTCACCGACACCCTGGACCGGATCCGGGACGGAGAGATCGTGATCGAGCCGGTGCTGGCGAAACGCCTGGTCGAACGGCCCCGGGGGGACCGCCGCGACGCCCTGTCCGGGCTGACCGAGCGGGAGCTCGACGTGCTGCGGCTGATGGCCGAGGGCCGCTCGAACGCCGGCATCGCCGGGCAGCTCTACGTGACCCCGAAGGCCGTGGAGAAGCACATCGCGAACATCTTCGGCAAGCTCGGCCTGACCGCGGAGACCGCCGAGCAGCACCGGCGGGTGCTCGCGGTGCTCACCTACCTCCGTTCGCAGGACGGCGGCTGA
- a CDS encoding MoaD/ThiS family protein: protein MTTSVTPDLATRTLTVRYFAAAKAAAGTPEETVELPAGATVADAVATLRAAHGPELAHVLQRCSFLLDEVAVRDRSVALGGAAALDVLPPFAGG from the coding sequence ATGACCACGAGCGTCACCCCGGACCTCGCGACCCGGACCCTCACGGTCCGCTACTTCGCGGCCGCCAAGGCCGCCGCCGGCACGCCCGAGGAGACCGTCGAGCTGCCCGCCGGCGCGACCGTCGCCGACGCCGTCGCCACGCTGCGGGCCGCGCACGGTCCGGAACTGGCCCACGTCCTGCAGCGGTGCAGCTTCCTGCTCGACGAGGTCGCCGTCCGGGACCGGTCGGTGGCGCTCGGCGGGGCGGCCGCACTCGACGTGCTGCCGCCGTTCGCCGGGGGCTGA
- a CDS encoding histidine kinase: MTVDPACRDTGAGPPDGGTAAGWTQWSQRRGLERRLHDGAALRLSALALQLGLVRHRLPDDDVELHGAVDDLQGELHAVLQELRGIAAELYPPLLDEAGLGPALREESARRGLPVTVEVPDDRFGPSAEGAAYFAVVAALDPCHAERLVVTVRRDHHDLLLRLDGLRPAGAARVRDTAGILGGSAGPAVGAGPGTVTITARFPCG; this comes from the coding sequence ATGACCGTCGATCCCGCGTGCCGGGACACGGGCGCGGGTCCACCGGACGGCGGGACCGCGGCCGGGTGGACCCAGTGGTCGCAGCGGCGTGGGCTGGAACGCCGGCTCCACGACGGCGCCGCGCTGCGGCTCTCGGCGCTCGCGCTGCAGCTCGGGCTGGTCCGCCACCGGCTGCCCGACGACGACGTCGAGCTGCACGGGGCCGTCGACGACCTCCAGGGCGAGCTGCACGCGGTCCTCCAGGAGCTGCGCGGGATCGCCGCCGAGCTGTACCCGCCGCTGCTCGACGAGGCCGGGCTCGGCCCGGCGCTGCGCGAGGAGTCGGCGCGGCGCGGCCTGCCGGTGACCGTCGAGGTGCCCGACGACCGGTTCGGACCGTCCGCCGAGGGTGCCGCCTACTTCGCCGTCGTCGCGGCGCTGGACCCGTGCCACGCGGAACGGCTCGTCGTGACCGTCCGCCGGGACCACCACGACCTGCTGCTGCGGCTGGACGGCCTCCGGCCGGCCGGTGCCGCCCGGGTCCGGGACACCGCCGGGATCCTCGGCGGGTCGGCCGGGCCGGCCGTGGGAGCCGGCCCCGGCACCGTGACGATCACTGCGAGGTTTCCGTGCGGGTAG
- a CDS encoding HAMP domain-containing histidine kinase: MGRAAAARLVPPFVVGAGVLAVVVPVVGTGPWAGPGARGVVTAFVAAALAAVGTTAVLPLLDRWARRLDPRRAATPYSALARATAGIRSGSLPAALPGLAGAVAEGTGAERAVVWLTVEDRLVAAAVHPPGGADGAGSGEDGTGEVSVPGLAVLLARPGTDHVVPVLDGGHLRAALAIGKADAPVTADDRRLLRDLANGAGALLREVQHGVELEARVRRADELADELQRSRERLGRARDVERRRLVGELSHATAGRFVALRDGLKGARGELAAGAPPDDVRAGLARTREGLEELLERFRAIARGVYPSVLRDQGPAAALEELAADLPRVVRVGPAPDRRLDWEIESGIYYLAAAAVQHLAARPGPELSVEFDRAGGRLTVQVDDPGTGGTAGLGEALAIDAERLDALGGTVDVTGAGTGAVVVRAWLPERLEPLVEPARGVFP, translated from the coding sequence ATGGGACGGGCCGCGGCAGCACGTCTGGTGCCCCCGTTCGTCGTCGGGGCCGGTGTCCTCGCGGTGGTCGTGCCGGTCGTCGGCACGGGGCCGTGGGCGGGGCCGGGCGCGCGGGGCGTCGTCACCGCGTTCGTGGCCGCCGCCCTCGCCGCCGTCGGCACCACCGCGGTGCTGCCGCTGCTCGACCGGTGGGCCCGCCGGCTGGACCCGCGCCGCGCCGCCACCCCGTACTCGGCCCTCGCCCGCGCCACCGCCGGGATCCGGTCCGGGAGCCTCCCGGCCGCGCTGCCCGGCCTGGCCGGGGCCGTCGCCGAGGGCACCGGCGCCGAGCGGGCCGTGGTGTGGCTGACCGTCGAGGACCGGCTGGTCGCCGCCGCGGTGCACCCGCCGGGCGGCGCGGACGGGGCCGGCTCCGGTGAGGACGGCACCGGCGAGGTCTCCGTGCCGGGGCTCGCCGTGCTCCTCGCGCGGCCGGGCACCGACCACGTCGTGCCGGTGCTGGACGGCGGGCACCTCCGGGCGGCACTGGCGATCGGCAAGGCCGACGCCCCGGTCACCGCGGACGACCGGCGGCTGCTGCGCGACCTCGCGAACGGCGCCGGTGCGCTGCTGCGCGAGGTGCAGCACGGCGTCGAGCTGGAGGCGCGGGTCCGCCGGGCGGACGAGCTGGCCGACGAGCTGCAGCGGTCCCGGGAGCGTCTCGGCCGGGCCCGCGACGTCGAGCGGCGCCGGCTGGTCGGCGAGCTCTCGCACGCCACCGCCGGCCGGTTCGTCGCGCTGCGCGACGGATTGAAGGGCGCCCGCGGCGAGCTGGCCGCCGGTGCCCCGCCCGACGACGTCCGGGCCGGACTGGCCCGCACCCGGGAGGGCCTCGAGGAGCTGCTCGAACGCTTCCGCGCGATCGCCCGCGGCGTCTACCCGTCGGTGCTGCGCGACCAGGGCCCGGCGGCGGCGCTGGAGGAGCTGGCCGCCGACCTCCCGCGGGTCGTGCGGGTGGGACCGGCGCCCGACCGGCGGCTCGACTGGGAGATCGAGTCGGGGATCTACTACCTGGCCGCGGCGGCGGTGCAGCACCTGGCGGCCCGCCCCGGCCCGGAGCTGTCGGTGGAGTTCGACCGGGCCGGTGGACGGCTGACGGTCCAGGTCGACGACCCCGGCACCGGCGGCACCGCGGGGCTCGGCGAGGCGCTCGCGATCGACGCCGAGCGGCTCGACGCGCTCGGCGGGACCGTCGACGTCACCGGTGCGGGGACGGGCGCGGTCGTCGTGCGGGCCTGGCTGCCGGAGCGGCTCGAACCGCTGGTCGAACCGGCCCGCGGGGTGTTCCCGTGA
- a CDS encoding acyl-CoA dehydrogenase family protein: protein MDFAPSAVATDYTARMRAFLDEKVLPAEAEYDAFRAERRGTAAEWDLPPVVEDLKADARGRGLWNLFLPALSGLSNLEYAPVAEVSGWSPVIAPEAINCQAPDTGNMETLHLFGTDEQKEQWLEPLLAGEIRSAFAMTEPDVASSDATNIETRIRRDGDDYVIDGRKWWISGAADERCRVFIVMGKTDPEASTHRQQSMILVPRDAPGLEIVRHLPTFGYQDQHGHSELRFDGVRVPASNLLGEEGGGFAIAQARLGPGRIHHCMRLIGMAERALSLMTERAQSRVAFGRPLADQGVVREQIALSRMEIEQARLLTLKTAWLIDEHGAKGAATEIAAIKVVVPRTACAVIDRAMQVHGGAAMSDDTPLAYFYAWARALRFADGPDEVHIRSVARQELKAHPRPE, encoded by the coding sequence GTGGACTTCGCACCCAGTGCCGTGGCGACCGACTACACCGCGCGCATGCGCGCCTTCCTCGACGAGAAGGTCCTGCCCGCCGAGGCGGAGTACGACGCCTTCCGCGCCGAGCGGCGCGGCACCGCGGCGGAGTGGGACCTCCCGCCGGTCGTGGAGGACCTGAAGGCCGACGCCCGCGGGCGCGGTCTGTGGAACCTGTTCCTGCCCGCCCTGTCCGGCCTGTCGAACCTGGAGTACGCGCCGGTCGCCGAGGTCTCCGGCTGGTCGCCGGTGATCGCCCCGGAGGCGATCAACTGCCAGGCCCCGGACACCGGGAACATGGAGACGCTGCACCTGTTCGGCACCGACGAGCAGAAGGAACAGTGGCTGGAGCCGCTGCTCGCGGGCGAGATCCGGTCCGCGTTCGCGATGACCGAGCCGGACGTGGCGTCCTCCGACGCCACCAACATCGAGACCCGCATCCGCCGCGACGGCGACGACTACGTCATCGACGGGCGGAAGTGGTGGATCTCCGGCGCCGCCGACGAGCGCTGCCGGGTCTTCATCGTGATGGGCAAGACCGATCCCGAGGCATCGACCCACCGCCAGCAGTCGATGATCCTGGTCCCGCGCGACGCCCCCGGGCTGGAGATCGTCCGGCACCTGCCGACCTTCGGCTACCAGGACCAGCACGGCCACTCCGAGCTGCGGTTCGACGGCGTACGGGTGCCGGCGTCGAACCTGCTCGGCGAGGAGGGCGGCGGCTTCGCGATCGCCCAGGCCCGGCTCGGCCCGGGGCGCATCCACCACTGCATGCGGCTGATCGGGATGGCCGAGCGGGCGCTGTCGCTGATGACGGAGCGGGCGCAGTCCCGGGTCGCGTTCGGGCGGCCGCTGGCCGACCAGGGCGTCGTGCGGGAGCAGATCGCGCTGTCCCGGATGGAGATCGAGCAGGCCCGGCTGCTGACGCTGAAGACGGCGTGGCTGATCGACGAGCACGGCGCCAAGGGCGCGGCCACCGAGATCGCCGCGATCAAGGTCGTGGTGCCGCGGACGGCCTGCGCCGTGATCGACCGGGCGATGCAGGTGCACGGCGGTGCGGCGATGAGCGACGACACCCCGCTGGCCTACTTCTACGCCTGGGCGCGCGCGCTGCGCTTCGCCGACGGCCCGGACGAGGTGCACATCCGCTCGGTGGCGCGCCAGGAGCTCAAGGCCCACCCGCGGCCCGAGTAG
- the moaA gene encoding GTP 3',8-cyclase MoaA, translated as MTTELGLPALRGGPSRDPARPDDPRLIDGFGRVATDLRISLTDRCNLRCTYCMPAEGLDWMPRDEQLTDDELNRLIAVAVHELGVEELRFTGGEPLLRKGLENVLSAASSLRPRPDMSLTTNGIGLARRAESLAAAGVNRLNVSLDTLRPERFAEITRRDRLQDVLDGMAAAQAAGLSPVKINTVLLRGVNDDEAADLLEFALAHGYQLRFIEQMPLDAQHGWRRSEMITAEEILERLEQRFVLTESDEDRGGAPAEKFVVNGGPATVGVIASVTRPFCGACDRTRLTADGQVRTCLFATGETDLRAMLRGGASDADIAATWRDAMWGKKAGHGIDDPGFLQPTRPMSAIGG; from the coding sequence ATGACCACCGAGCTCGGCCTTCCGGCGCTGCGGGGCGGCCCGTCGCGGGACCCCGCCCGGCCCGACGATCCGCGGCTGATCGACGGGTTCGGACGGGTGGCGACCGATCTCCGGATCTCGCTCACGGACCGCTGCAACCTGCGCTGCACCTACTGCATGCCCGCCGAGGGCCTCGACTGGATGCCGCGCGACGAGCAGCTGACGGACGACGAGCTCAACCGGCTCATCGCCGTCGCCGTGCACGAGCTCGGCGTCGAGGAGCTCCGCTTCACCGGCGGCGAGCCGCTCCTGCGCAAGGGCCTGGAGAACGTGTTGTCCGCGGCGTCGTCGCTGCGGCCGCGGCCCGACATGTCGCTGACCACGAACGGGATCGGGCTGGCCCGGCGCGCGGAGTCGCTCGCGGCGGCCGGGGTGAACCGGCTCAACGTCTCGCTGGACACCCTCCGCCCGGAGCGGTTCGCCGAGATCACCCGGCGGGACCGGCTGCAGGACGTCCTCGACGGCATGGCCGCCGCGCAGGCCGCAGGGCTGTCGCCCGTCAAGATCAACACGGTGCTGCTCCGCGGCGTGAACGACGACGAGGCGGCCGATCTCCTGGAGTTCGCGCTGGCCCACGGCTACCAGCTGCGGTTCATCGAGCAGATGCCGCTCGACGCCCAGCACGGGTGGCGCCGCTCGGAGATGATCACGGCCGAGGAGATCCTGGAGCGCCTGGAGCAGCGGTTCGTCCTGACGGAGTCGGACGAGGACCGTGGGGGCGCGCCGGCCGAGAAGTTCGTCGTCAACGGTGGCCCCGCCACCGTCGGGGTGATCGCCTCGGTGACGCGGCCGTTCTGCGGCGCCTGCGACCGGACCCGGCTCACCGCCGACGGCCAGGTCCGCACCTGCCTGTTCGCCACCGGCGAGACCGACCTGCGGGCGATGCTGCGCGGCGGCGCGTCCGACGCCGACATCGCCGCCACCTGGCGCGACGCCATGTGGGGCAAGAAGGCCGGCCACGGCATCGACGACCCCGGGTTCCTGCAGCCCACGCGCCCGATGAGCGCTATCGGAGGATGA
- a CDS encoding ABC transporter permease produces the protein MTVVAPERPRRREGAADRHGTGVGLPAWMWVPAGIGFLLIALPVAGLLWEADWAEMPSLLTSTAALSALRLSLVTAAVSTTLCLLLGGPLAVVLARGRINRLPRLMRGIRSVVLLPLVLPPVVGGLSLLFLLGANGLVGDGLDAAFGIFIPFTTVAVVLAQTFVAMPFLIVSLEGALRTAGERYEATAATLGASPGLAFRRVTVPLVLPGLASGLVLAFARCMGEFGATIAFAGSLEGTTRTLPLLVYLQGETDVAGAVALSLLLVVVSLVVIVVGRPRGMDGRG, from the coding sequence GTGACGGTGGTGGCCCCGGAGCGTCCACGCCGCCGGGAGGGCGCGGCCGACCGGCACGGCACCGGCGTCGGGCTGCCGGCGTGGATGTGGGTCCCGGCCGGCATCGGCTTCCTGCTCATCGCGCTGCCCGTCGCCGGGCTGCTGTGGGAGGCCGACTGGGCGGAGATGCCCAGCCTGCTGACCAGCACCGCCGCCCTGTCGGCGCTGCGGCTGTCGCTGGTCACGGCCGCGGTGTCGACGACGCTGTGCCTGCTGCTGGGCGGGCCGCTCGCCGTCGTCCTCGCCCGGGGCCGCATCAACCGGCTGCCCCGGCTGATGCGGGGGATCCGCTCGGTCGTGCTGCTGCCGCTGGTGCTGCCGCCGGTCGTCGGCGGTCTCTCGCTGCTGTTCCTGCTCGGGGCGAACGGCCTGGTCGGCGACGGCCTGGACGCCGCCTTCGGGATCTTCATCCCCTTCACCACGGTCGCGGTGGTGCTGGCCCAGACGTTCGTCGCGATGCCGTTCCTGATCGTCTCCCTGGAGGGCGCGCTGCGGACCGCGGGCGAGCGGTACGAGGCGACCGCCGCGACCCTCGGCGCGTCCCCGGGGCTGGCGTTCCGCCGGGTGACGGTGCCGCTGGTGCTGCCCGGGCTGGCCTCCGGGCTGGTGCTCGCCTTCGCGCGGTGCATGGGCGAGTTCGGCGCGACGATCGCGTTCGCCGGCAGCCTGGAGGGCACCACCCGGACCCTGCCGCTGCTGGTCTACCTGCAGGGCGAGACCGACGTCGCCGGCGCGGTCGCGCTGTCGCTGCTGCTCGTGGTGGTGTCGCTCGTCGTGATCGTGGTCGGCCGGCCGCGCGGGATGGACGGCCGCGGATGA
- a CDS encoding Hsp70 family protein: protein MSYSLGVDLGTTFVAAAVAHASQVEMFTLGDRSVVSPAAVYAREDGVLVSGEASVRRAVSRPDRVSREFKRRLGDPTPVFLGGSEFPVSMLLGAVLRDVVDRVGGTEGVPPERLVLTHPANWGPYRRELFDEVPESAGLHSGPTTVLRAVTEPEAAAAHYAAARRLAEDDTVAVYDLGGGTFDATVLRKKGDGIEILGTPEGIERLGGVDFDEAILSYVNYQSGNALTELDLGDLQTSVAMARLRQDCVLAKEALSVDTETTIPVFLPQRHFDVRLTLGDFEGMIRAQVESTIGALTRTLHSAGVAPAELGSVLLVGGSSRIPLVARMLSEELGRPIVVDAHPKYAVALGAAELARGDLSASGAGGAAARVETVPPPERRSAAPGAVGAAGAAGAVAAAGAAGATVGRGASGDAQEPGAQRADRAAAGTQTSAGPAGMPRPAEGGVPRPAEHAAGIPRPAEPSGTPGRAGSAGLPRPGEAAGTPRPGETAGMPRPGGTAGMPRPGESAGMPRAAVPAAEMPRPGTWPPPASAAAAPASSTPAGSGLPSAAPPPANGYAYGTSTNGSAGPPGGPAGAGGPVAAPQPDPQAAGGGAAPPPGPPTTVGDPAPLPEERPRRRSRLLAVAVVAVLVLAAGAVYLGTGGFGLLLGDSTATEPAAPEGVAVAVPIPTLGGTVPAGPTSGFVVVSPNGRLAYVANRAAGVVTVIDTSVNREIATIEVPEGPPQYLAFAPDGRHVYVSVFDEARTIATVAVLDTTTNSVVATVPVQTRPFALAVTPDGSKVYVPNHDSGTVSVIDTATNRVASEIKVAPNPHWVAITPDGTRFWTANHESNLISALDTSDDAVVAEVPVERSPHSVAVNPVRPMVANVNYDSASVSFTDTGSNTVLATVPVRTNPQAIAWSRDGRFAYTANVTDNTVSVISADTFTVTATLPVGNGPTSIAVLPNGKKAYVSNLKDGTLTILDLAAG, encoded by the coding sequence GTGTCCTACAGCCTGGGGGTCGACCTCGGCACGACGTTCGTCGCCGCGGCTGTCGCGCACGCGTCCCAGGTGGAGATGTTCACCCTCGGGGACCGCAGTGTCGTGTCACCGGCCGCGGTGTACGCGCGCGAGGACGGCGTGCTGGTCAGCGGCGAGGCCTCGGTCCGGCGCGCCGTGAGCAGGCCGGACCGGGTCTCGCGGGAGTTCAAGCGGCGCCTCGGCGACCCGACCCCGGTGTTCCTGGGCGGGTCCGAGTTCCCGGTGTCGATGCTGCTCGGCGCGGTGCTGCGCGACGTCGTCGATCGGGTGGGCGGCACCGAGGGCGTTCCGCCCGAGCGCCTGGTGCTCACCCACCCGGCGAACTGGGGGCCGTACCGGCGGGAGCTCTTCGACGAGGTCCCGGAGTCGGCCGGGCTGCACAGCGGCCCGACGACGGTGCTGCGGGCGGTCACCGAGCCGGAGGCCGCCGCCGCGCACTACGCGGCCGCGCGCCGCCTGGCCGAGGACGACACCGTGGCCGTCTACGACCTGGGCGGCGGGACGTTCGACGCGACGGTGCTGCGCAAGAAGGGCGACGGCATCGAGATCCTCGGCACCCCGGAGGGGATCGAGCGGCTCGGCGGCGTCGACTTCGACGAGGCGATCCTGTCCTACGTCAACTACCAGTCCGGCAACGCGCTGACCGAGCTCGACCTGGGCGACCTGCAGACGTCGGTGGCGATGGCCCGGCTCCGCCAGGACTGCGTGCTGGCAAAGGAGGCGCTGTCGGTCGACACCGAGACGACGATCCCGGTGTTCCTGCCGCAGCGGCACTTCGACGTGCGGCTCACCCTGGGCGACTTCGAGGGCATGATCCGGGCCCAGGTGGAGTCGACGATCGGGGCACTGACCCGCACCCTCCACTCGGCCGGGGTCGCGCCCGCCGAGCTCGGCTCGGTGCTCCTGGTCGGTGGTTCCTCCCGGATCCCGCTGGTCGCGCGGATGCTGTCCGAGGAGCTCGGGCGGCCGATCGTGGTCGACGCACACCCCAAGTACGCCGTCGCCCTAGGCGCGGCGGAGCTCGCGCGCGGGGACCTCTCGGCGTCCGGTGCCGGTGGTGCCGCAGCCCGGGTGGAGACGGTCCCGCCGCCGGAGCGGCGGTCGGCGGCGCCGGGCGCCGTGGGTGCGGCGGGAGCCGCCGGGGCGGTGGCCGCCGCGGGAGCCGCCGGTGCCACCGTCGGCCGGGGTGCCTCGGGTGACGCGCAGGAACCCGGGGCGCAGCGTGCCGACCGCGCCGCTGCCGGGACGCAGACCTCCGCCGGGCCGGCCGGGATGCCCCGGCCCGCCGAGGGCGGTGTGCCCCGGCCCGCCGAGCACGCGGCGGGGATCCCGCGTCCCGCGGAACCCTCCGGGACGCCGGGCCGCGCGGGGTCCGCCGGGTTGCCGCGTCCGGGGGAGGCGGCGGGGACACCGCGCCCGGGGGAGACCGCCGGGATGCCGCGCCCCGGGGGGACCGCGGGGATGCCGCGCCCGGGGGAGTCCGCGGGGATGCCGCGCGCCGCGGTGCCCGCGGCGGAGATGCCGCGGCCCGGCACCTGGCCGCCGCCGGCATCGGCCGCCGCGGCCCCGGCGTCGTCCACCCCGGCCGGATCCGGGCTGCCGTCCGCCGCCCCACCACCCGCGAACGGCTACGCGTACGGGACGTCCACCAACGGCTCCGCCGGACCACCCGGCGGCCCGGCCGGCGCCGGTGGTCCCGTCGCCGCTCCGCAGCCGGACCCGCAGGCCGCGGGTGGCGGGGCGGCGCCCCCACCGGGCCCGCCGACGACCGTCGGCGACCCGGCCCCGCTCCCGGAGGAGCGTCCCCGCCGCCGGAGCAGGCTCCTCGCCGTCGCGGTCGTGGCGGTGCTCGTCCTCGCCGCCGGGGCGGTCTACCTCGGCACCGGCGGGTTCGGGCTCCTGCTCGGTGACAGCACCGCGACCGAACCGGCGGCACCCGAGGGCGTCGCCGTCGCCGTCCCGATCCCGACCCTCGGCGGAACCGTCCCGGCCGGGCCGACGTCGGGCTTCGTCGTGGTGTCCCCGAACGGACGGCTGGCCTACGTCGCCAACCGGGCGGCAGGCGTCGTCACGGTGATCGACACGTCGGTGAACCGGGAGATCGCCACCATCGAGGTGCCCGAGGGCCCGCCGCAGTACCTCGCGTTCGCACCGGACGGGCGGCACGTCTACGTGAGCGTGTTCGACGAGGCACGCACGATCGCCACGGTCGCCGTGCTCGACACGACCACGAACTCGGTCGTCGCGACGGTCCCCGTGCAGACCCGGCCGTTCGCGCTCGCCGTCACCCCCGACGGCAGCAAGGTCTACGTGCCCAACCACGACTCCGGGACGGTCTCGGTGATCGACACCGCGACGAACCGGGTCGCGAGCGAGATCAAGGTCGCCCCGAACCCGCACTGGGTCGCGATCACCCCGGACGGCACGCGCTTCTGGACCGCCAACCACGAGTCGAACCTGATCAGCGCGCTCGACACGTCGGACGACGCCGTCGTCGCCGAGGTGCCGGTGGAACGGAGCCCGCACAGCGTCGCCGTCAACCCGGTCCGGCCGATGGTCGCCAACGTCAACTACGACTCGGCGTCGGTGTCCTTCACCGACACCGGGAGCAACACCGTGCTCGCCACCGTGCCGGTGCGGACGAACCCGCAGGCCATCGCCTGGTCGCGGGACGGCCGGTTCGCCTACACCGCGAACGTCACCGACAACACGGTGTCGGTGATCAGCGCCGACACCTTCACGGTCACCGCGACGCTGCCCGTCGGCAACGGCCCGACCAGCATCGCGGTGCTGCCGAACGGGAAGAAGGCCTACGTCAGCAACCTCAAGGACGGGACGCTGACGATCCTGGACCTGGCGGCGGGCTGA
- a CDS encoding sulfate/molybdate ABC transporter ATP-binding protein: MSGVELAARLERDGFDLDLELSVAEGEVLAVLGPNGAGKSTMLGVLSGLLRPDSGHLRVGGRTLLDTATGAFVPAHRRGVGLLAQEALLFPHLSALANVAFGPRAQGTPRAEADERARGLLGDVGVGELAARRPAQLSGGQQQRVALARALAPRPGLLLLDEPLAALDVDATPAMRTLLRRVIADAKQTALLVTHDALDALVLADRVVVLDRGRIVEQGPARDVLARPRSPFSARIAGLDLVPGTADGDGIRTADGVELYGRAVEVAHGEPAVAVFPPSAVSVHVDRPDGSPRNVFRVRVAALEPRGDAVRLRAAAPAGGPAWTDGLAADVTPAAVADLGVEPGHDVWFAVKATEVAVHGRLS; encoded by the coding sequence ATGAGCGGCGTCGAGCTCGCCGCCCGTCTGGAGCGGGACGGCTTCGACCTCGACCTGGAGCTGAGCGTCGCCGAGGGGGAGGTCCTCGCCGTCCTCGGGCCGAACGGGGCCGGGAAGTCGACGATGCTCGGTGTCCTGTCCGGGCTCCTCCGCCCGGACAGCGGGCACCTGCGGGTCGGCGGGCGCACCCTGCTCGACACCGCGACCGGCGCGTTCGTCCCGGCGCACCGGCGGGGCGTGGGGCTGCTCGCCCAGGAGGCGCTGCTGTTCCCGCACCTGTCCGCGCTGGCCAACGTGGCCTTCGGGCCGCGGGCGCAGGGCACCCCGCGGGCCGAGGCCGACGAGCGTGCCCGCGGCCTGCTGGGCGACGTCGGCGTCGGCGAGCTCGCCGCCCGCCGCCCGGCCCAGCTCTCCGGCGGGCAGCAGCAGCGCGTCGCGCTCGCCCGCGCGCTCGCCCCGCGGCCCGGGCTGCTCCTGCTCGACGAGCCGCTCGCCGCGCTCGACGTCGACGCCACGCCCGCCATGCGGACCCTCCTCCGGCGGGTGATCGCCGACGCCAAGCAGACCGCGCTGCTGGTCACCCACGACGCGCTGGACGCCCTCGTGCTCGCCGACCGGGTGGTCGTCCTGGACCGCGGGCGGATCGTCGAGCAGGGACCGGCACGCGACGTGCTGGCCCGCCCGCGCAGCCCCTTCTCGGCCCGGATCGCCGGCCTCGACCTGGTCCCCGGCACCGCGGACGGCGACGGGATCCGCACCGCCGACGGCGTCGAGCTGTACGGCCGGGCGGTCGAGGTCGCCCACGGCGAGCCCGCCGTGGCGGTGTTCCCGCCGTCGGCGGTCTCGGTGCACGTCGACCGGCCCGACGGGAGCCCGCGCAACGTGTTCCGGGTGCGGGTGGCGGCGCTCGAACCGCGGGGCGACGCCGTGCGGCTCCGGGCCGCGGCGCCGGCCGGCGGCCCCGCCTGGACGGACGGCCTCGCCGCGGACGTCACGCCGGCCGCCGTCGCCGATCTGGGTGTCGAACCCGGTCACGACGTGTGGTTCGCCGTGAAGGCGACCGAGGTGGCGGTGCACGGCCGCCTCTCGTGA
- a CDS encoding molybdopterin-binding protein — MPHFRISEAARLLGVSDDTVRRWVEAGTLPVQNDASNRKVIDGAALAEFARDHASAPPDPSVVQRSARNRMVGLVTSVIADTVMAQVEMQCGPHRVVSLMSSEAVRDLGLEPGALAVAVIKSTNVVVETPGGHL, encoded by the coding sequence GTGCCGCACTTCAGGATCTCCGAGGCCGCCCGCCTGCTCGGCGTCAGCGACGACACCGTCCGCCGGTGGGTGGAAGCGGGGACGCTGCCGGTGCAGAACGACGCGTCGAACCGCAAGGTGATCGACGGCGCCGCGCTGGCCGAGTTCGCGCGTGACCACGCGTCGGCGCCGCCGGACCCGTCGGTGGTCCAGCGCTCGGCCCGCAACCGCATGGTCGGGCTCGTCACCTCGGTCATCGCCGACACCGTGATGGCCCAGGTGGAGATGCAGTGCGGGCCGCACCGCGTCGTGTCGCTGATGAGCAGCGAGGCCGTCCGTGACCTCGGGCTCGAGCCGGGCGCGCTGGCGGTGGCGGTGATCAAGTCGACGAACGTCGTGGTGGAGACACCCGGCGGGCACCTGTGA